In Oncorhynchus mykiss isolate Arlee chromosome 19, USDA_OmykA_1.1, whole genome shotgun sequence, the sequence ggaggctgcggggagggggaggcctcggggagggggaggccgcggggagggggaggctgcggggagggggaagcCGCGGGTatggggaggctgcggggagggggaggccaaGGGGAGGCGGAGAccacggggagggggaggccacggggagggGAGGTCACGGGGAAGCCACGGGAattgggaggctgcggggaggggaggccacggggaggcCGCAGGGAGGGGGGGCCACGGGGAGGCCGCAGGgagggggaggccacggggaggaGGAGGCCACGGGAAGGCCAGGGGGAAGGGGAGGctacggggagggggaggccacggggagggGAGGCCGCGTGGAGGGGGAGGGCGCAGGGAGGCCGCAGGGATTGAGAGGCTGCGGGGATGGGGAGGCTGCGGTGAtgggaggctgcggggatggGGAGGCTGCGGGATGTGGAGGCTGCGAGgatgggaggctgcggggaggaggaggctgcggggagggggaggtctcggggagggggaggccgcggggagggggaggctgcggggagggggaagcCGCGGGTatggggaggctgcggggagggggaggccaaGGGGAGGCGGAGAccacggggagggggaggccacggggagggGAGGTCACGGGGAAGCCACGGGAattgggaggctgcggggaggggaggccacggggaggcCGCAGGGAGGGGGGGCCACGGGGAGGCCGCAGGgagggggaggccacggggaggaGGAGGCCACGGGAAGGCCAGGGGGAAGGGGAGGCCAAGGGGAGGCGGAGACCACTGGgagggggaggccacggggaAGCCACGGGAattgggaggctgcggggaggggaggccacggggaggccgcagggaggggggaggctgcggggaggctgcggggagggggaggccgaGGGTagggggaggccacggggaggccacggggagggGGAGGGCGCAGGGAGGCGGAGAccacggggagggggaggccacggggagggGAGGCTGCAGGGATGGGGATGCTGCGGGCAGGGGAGGCCGCGGgattgggaggctgcggggagggggaggctgcgGTGAGGGGGAAACGGGATTGTGAGGCTGCGGGGATGGGGAGGCTGCGGAGAGGGGGAGGCCTcggggagggggaggccgcgGGGAGGGGGAAACGGGATgtggaggctgcggggagggggaagcTGCGGGGTGGGGGAGGCCgcggggaggctgcggggagggggaaaacgggattgggaggctgcggggagggggaggctgcgAGGAGGGGGAGGCCGCGGGTAGGGGGAGGCCGCGGGTAGGGGGAGGCCGCGGGGAGGGGGAAGCCATGGGGAGGCGGAGAccacggggagggggaggccacggggaAGCCACGGGAattgggaggctgcggggaggggaggccacggggaggctgcggggagggggagtCCGAGGGTagggggaggccacggggaggcCGCGGGGAGGGGGAAGCTGCGGGGTGGGAAACGGgattgggaggctgcggggatggggaggctgcggggatgTGGAGGCTGCGAGGAGGGGGAAACGGGATgtggaggctgcggggagggggaagcTGCGGGGTGGGGGAGGCCgcggggaggctgcggggagggggaaaacgggattgggaggctgcggggagggggaggctgcgAGGAGGGGGAGGCCGCGGgattgggaggctgcggggagggggaggctgcgGTGAGGGGGAAACGGGATTGTGAGGCTGCGGGGATGGGGAGGCTGCGGAGAGGGGGAGGCCTcggggagggggaggccgcgGGGAGGGGGAAACGGGATgtggaggctgcggggagggggaagcTGCGGGGTGGGGGAGGCCgcggggaggctgcggggagggggaaaacgggattgggaggctgcggggagggggaggctgcgAGGAGGGGGAGGCCGCGGGTAGGGGGAGGCCGCGGGTAGGGGGAGGCCGCGGGGAGGGGGAAGCCATGGGGAGGCGGAGAccacggggagggggaggccacggggaAGCCACGGGAattgggaggctgcggggaggggaggccacggggaggctgcggggagggggagtCCGAGGGTagggggaggccacggggaggcCGCGGGGAGGGGGAAGCTGCGGGGTGGGAAACGGgattgggaggctgcggggatggggaggctgcggggatgTGGAGGCTGCGAGGAGGGGGAAACGGGATgtggaggctgcggggaggggaaGCTGCGGGGTGGGGGAGGCCgcggggaggctgcggggagggggaaaacgggattgggaggctgcggggagggggaggctgcgAGGAGGGGGAGGCCGCGGGTAGGGGGAGGCCGCGGGTAGGGGGAGGCCGCGGGGAGGGGGAAGCCATGGGGAGGCGGAGAccacggggagggggaggccacggggaAGCCACGGGAattgggaggctgcggggaggggaggccacggggaggctgcggggagggggagtCCGAGGGTagggggaggccacggggaggcCGCGGGGAGGGGGAAGCTGCGGGGTGGGAAACGGgattgggaggctgcggggatggggaggctgcggggatgTGGAGGCTGCGAGgatgggaggctgcggggagggggaggctgcggggagggggaggccgcggggagggggaggccacggggaAGCCACGGGAattgggaggctgcggggaggggaggccacggggaggccgcagggaggggggaggctgcggggaggctgcggggagggggaggcctgAGGGTagggggaggccacggggaggccacggggagggGGAGGGCGCAGGGAGGCGGAGAccacggggagggggaggccacggggagggGAGGCTGCAGGGATGGGGATGCTGCGGGCAGGGGGAGGCCGCGGgattgggaggctgcggggagggggaggctgcgGTGAGGGGGAAAcgatgagggggagggggaagctGCGGGGTGGGAAACGGgattgggaggctgcggggatggGGAGGCTGCGGGATGTGGAGGCTGCGAGgatgggaggctgcggggagggggaggctgcggggagggggaggcctcggggagggggaggccgcggggagggggaggctgcggggagggggaagcCGCGGGTatggggaggctgcggggagggggaggccaaGGGGAGGCGGAGACCACGGGGAGGGGGAGGTCACGGGGAAGCCACGGGAattgggaggctgcggggaggagAGGCCACGGGGAGGCCGCAGGGAGGGGGGGCCACGGGGAGGCCGCAGGgagggggaggccacggggaggaGGAGGCCACGGGAAGGCCAGGGGGAAGGGGAGGCTACGGGGAGGCCAAGGGGAGGGGGAGGCCGCGGGGAGGGGAGGCCGCGTGGAGGGGGAGGGCGCAGGGAGGCCGCAGGGATTGAGAGGCTGCGGGGATGGGGAGGCTGCGGTGAtgggaggctgcggggatggGGAGGCTGCGGAattgggaggctgcggggagggggaggctgcggggagggggaaacgggattgggaggctgcggggagggggagactgcggggagggggaggccgcgGTTAGGGGGAGGCCgcggggaggctgcggggagggggaagcCATGGGGAGGCGGAGAccacggggagggggaggccacggggaAGCCACGGGAattgggaggctgcggggaggggaggccacggggaggccgcagggaggggggaggctgcggggagggggaggctgcggggagggggaggctgcgGGCAGGGGGAGGCCGCGGgattgggaggctgcggggagggggaggctgcggggagggggaaacGGGATTGTGAGGCTGCGGGGATGGGGAGGCTGCGGAGAGGGGGAGGCCTcggggagggggaggccgcgGGGAGGGGGAAACGGGATgtggaggctgcggggagggggaggctgcggggtgggggaggccgcggggaggctgcggggagggggaaacgggattgggaggctgcggggagggggaggccgcgGGTAGGGGGAGGCCGCGGGTAGGGGGAGGCCGCGGGTAGGGGGAGGCCGCGGGGAGGGGGAAGCCATGGGGAGGCGGAGAccacggggagggggaggccacggggaAGCCACGGGAattgggaggctgcggggaggggaggccacggggaggctgcggggagggggagtCCGAGGGTagggggaggccacggggaggctgcggggagggggaagcCGCGGGTATAGGGAGGCCACGGGGAGGccgcggggagggggaggccgcggggagggggaggccacggggaAGCGGAGACCACGGGGTgggggaggccacggggagggGAGTCCACGGGGAAGCCACGGGGAAGGGGAGGctacggggagggggaggccacggggagggAGAGGCCACGGGGAGGAGAGGccacggggagggggaggccacggggaggccgcagggagggaggaggctgcggggagggggaggctgcggggagggggaggccgaGGGTagggggaggccacggggaggctgcggggagggggaagcCGCGGGTATAGGGAGGGCgcggggaggctgcggggagggggaggccgcggggagggggaggccacggggaggcGGAGAccacggggagggggaggccacggggaAGCCACGGGAattgggaggctgcggggaggggaggccacggggaggagaggccacggggagggggaggccgcgGGGAGGGGAGGCCGCGTGGAGGGGGAGGGCGCAGGGAGGCCGCAGGGATTGAGAGGCTGCGGGGAtggggaggctgcggggatggGGAGGCTGCGGgattgggaggctgcggggagggggaggctgcgGGAAGGGGGAAACAGgattgggaggctgcggggatgTGGAGGCTGCGGGGATGTGGAGGCTGCGAGgatgggaggctgcggggagggggaggctgcggggagggggaggtctcggggagggggaggctgcgGGAAGGCCAGGGGGAAGGGGAGGctacggggagggggaggccacggggagggGAGGCCGCGTGGAGGGGGAGGGCGCAGGGAGGCCGCAGGGATTGAGAGGCTGCGGGGATGGGGAGGCTGCGGTGAtgggaggctgcggggatggGGAGGCTGCGGAattgggaggctgcggggagggggaggctgcggggagggggaaacgggattgggaggctgcggggagggggagactgcggggagggggaggccgcgGTTAGGGGGAGGCCgcggggaggctgcggggagggggaagcCATGGGGAGGCGGAGAccacggggagggggaggccacggggaAGCCACGGGAattgggaggctgcggggaggggaggccacggggaggccgcagggagggaggaggctgcggggagggggaggctgcggggagggggaggccgaGGGTagggggaggccacggggaggctgcggggagggggaagcCGCGGGTATAGGGAGGGCgcggggaggctgcggggagggggaggccgcggggagggggaggccacggggaggcGGAGAccacggggagggggaggccacggggaAGCCACGGGAattgggaggctgcggggaggggaggccacggggaggccgcagggagggaggaggctgcggggagggggaggctgcggggagggggaggccgaGGGTAGGGGGAGGCCGCGGTTAGGGGGAGGCCgcggggaggctgcggggagggggaagcCATGGGGAGGCGGAGAccacggggagggggaggccacggggaAGCCACGGGAattgggaggctgcggggaggggaggccgcagggagggaggaggctgcggggagggggaggctgcggggagggggaggccgaGGGTagggggaggccacggggaggctgcggggagggggaagcCGCGGGTATAGGGAGGGCgcggggaggctgcggggagggggaggccgcggggagggggaggccacggggaggcGGAGAccacggggagggggaggccacggggaAGCCACGGGAattgggaggctgcggggaggggaggccacggggaggagaggccacggggagggggaggccgcgGGGAGGGGAGGCCGCGTGGAGGGGGAGGGCGCAGGGAGGCCGCAGGGATTGAGAGGCTGCGGGGAtggggaggctgcggggatggGGAGGCTGCGGgattgggaggctgcggggagggggaggctgcgGGAAGGGGGAAACAGgattgggaggctgcggggatgTGGAGGCTGCGGGGATGTGGAGGCTGCGAGgatgggaggctgcggggagggggaggctgcggggagggggaggtctcggggagggggaggctgcggggaggctgcggggagggggaagcCGCGGGTATAGGGAGGCCgtggggaggctgcggggagggggaggccgtggggagggggaggccacggggaggcGGAGAccacggggagggggaggccacggggagggggaggccacggggagggGAGGCCACGGTGAAGCCACGGGAattgggaggctgcggggaggggaggccacggggaggaGGAGGCCACGGGAAGGCCACGGGGAAGGGGAGGctacggggagggggaggccacggggaggagaggccacggggagggggaggccgcgAGGAGGGGAGGCCGCGTGGAGGGGGAGGGCGCAGGGAGGCCGCAGGGATTGAGAGGCTGCGGGGATGGGGAGGCTGCGGTGATGGGAGGCTGCGGGGATTGGGAGGCTGCGGgattgggaggctgcggggagggggggCCACGGGGAGGCCGCAGGGAggggggaggctgcggggagggggaggcttgcggggaggctgcggggagggggaggctgcggggagggggaggccgaGGGTagggggaggccacggggaggctgcggggagggggaagcCGCGGGTATAGGGAGGCCgcggggaggctgcggggagggggaggctgcggggagggggaggccacggggaggcGGAGAccacggggagggggaggccacggggagggGAGGCCACGAGGAGGGGGAGGTCACGAGGAGGccgcggggagggggaggccacgAGGAAGctacggggagggggaggccacgAGGAAGCCACGGGgattgggaggctgcggggagggggaggccacggggaggcCGCGGGAAGGGGGAGGCTGCGGGGAAGGGGAGGCCACGGgaaggctgcggggagggggaggctgcggggatggGGAGGCCGCGGGTAGAGGGAGGCCacggggaggctgcggggagggggaggcctcGGGAGGccgcggggagggggaggccacgAGGAAGCCATGGGgattgggaggctgcggggaggggaggccacggggagggggaggccgcgTGGAGGGGAGGCCGCGTGgagggggaggctgcggggagggggaaacaggattgggaggctgcggggatgTGGAGGCTGCGGGGATGTGGAGGCTGCGAGgatgggaggctgcggggagggggaggctgcggggagggggaggtCTCGGGGAGGGGTAGGCCgcggggaggctgcggggagggggaagcCGCGGGTATAGGGAGGCCgtggggaggctgcggggagggggaggccgtggggagggggaggccacggggaggcGGAGAccacggggagggggaggccacggggagggggaggccacggggagggGAGGCCACGGTGAAGCCACGGGAattgggaggctgcggggaggggaggccacggggaggaGGAGGCCACGGGAAGGCCACGGGGAAGGGGAGGctacggggagggggaggccacggggaggagaggccacggggagggggaggccgcgAGGAGGGGAGGCCGCGTGGAGGGGGAGGGCGCAGGGAGGCCGCAGGGATTGAGAGGCTGCGGGGATGGGGAGGCTGCGGTGATGGGAGGCTGCGGGGATTGGGAGGCTGCGGgattgggaggc encodes:
- the LOC118941373 gene encoding proline-rich protein 36-like produces the protein MRNQPPNPRGFLVASPSPRPPRDLPLPAASPWPPLPAASQFPWLPRGLPLPVPPNPRGFLVASPSPRPPEASPSPQPPRGLPLPAASPSPQPPPPRSLPVASPSPQPPPSRGLPVASPSPQPPNPRGFLVASPSPLPFPVAFPWPPPPRGLPSPQPPNSRGFTVASPPRGLPLPVASPSPCLPTASLYPRLPPPRSLPAAYPSPRPPPPRSLPLPAASHPRSLHIPAASTSPQPPNPPPNPHGFLVASPSPRPPEASPSPQPPRGLPLPAASPSPQPPPPRSLPVASPSPQPPPSRGLPVASPSPQPPNPRGFLVASPSPLPFPVAFPWPPPPRGLPSPQPPNSRGFTVASPPRGLPLPVASPSPWSPPPPSHPRSLHIPAASTSPQPPNPVSPFPQPPPPRSLPIPQPPHPRSLPIPAASQSLRPPCALPLHAASPPRGLPLPPPNSRGFPVASPSPWSPPPHGFPLPAASPRPPPNRGLPLPSPPNSRGFPVASPSPWSPPPHGFPLPAASPRPPPNRGLPLPAPPNSAASPSPQPPITAASPSPQPLNPCGLPAPSPSTRPPLPVASPSPLPSSQPPHPRSLHIPAASQSCFPLPAASPSPQPPNPAASPSPQPPHPRSLSIPAASLRPPPPRGLPSPRPPPPPSPSPWLPRGLPSPWPPPPRGLRFPVASPSPRPPPPRGLPVASLYPRLPPPRSLPVASPYPRTPPPRSLPPPPPRSLHIPFPPPRGLPLPEASPSPQPPHPRSLTIPFPPPRSLPLPAASQSRGLPLPPPNSRGFPVASPSPWSPPPHGFPLPAASPRPPPNRGLPLPAPPHPRSLPSPQPPHPRSLSIPAASLRPPPPRGLPSPRPPPPLGLPVASPSPWPSRGLLLPVASPSLRPPRGPPSLRPPRGLSSPQPPNSRGFPPPILAASTSRSLPIPAASQSRFPPRSFPLPLIVSPSPQPPPPRSLPIPRPPPARSIPIPAASPPRGLPLPVVSASLRPPPPRGLPVASPYPQPPILAASTSPQPPHPRSLPIPFPTPQLPPPRGLPVASPYPRTPPPRSLPPPRGLPHPAASPPRSLHIPFPPPRSLHIPAASPSPQPPNPVSHPAASPSPRPPRGLPLPSDSPSPQPPPSPRPPPPRSFPLPAASTSRFPLPAASPSPRPPPLRSLPIPAASQSRFPLTAASPSPQPPNPAASPSSHLPAASPTPQLPPPRSLHIPFPPPRSLHIPAASPSPQPPNPVSHPAASPSPRPPRGLPLPSDSPSPQPPPSPRPPPPRSFPLPAASTSRFPLPAASPSPRPPPLRSLPIPAASQSRFPLTAASPSPQPPNPAASPARSIPIPAASPPRGLPLPVVSASLRPPPPRGLPVASPYPRGLRLPLASPSPWPSRGLLLPVASPSLRPPRGPPSLRPPRGLPSPQPPNSRGFPVTSPPRGLPLPVPPILAASTSRSLPIPAASHHRSLPIPAASQSLRPPCALPLHAASPPRGLPLPVASPSPWPSRGLLLPVASPSLRPPRGPPSLRPPRGLPSPQPPNSRGFPVTSPPRGLPLPVPPNPAASHNRSLPIPAASQSLRPPCALPLHAASPSPWPLLPVASPSPWPPPPRSLPFPVASPWTPLPVASPSPWSPLPRGLPLPAASPSPRPPRGLPIPAASPSPQPPRGLPLPSDSPSPQPPPSQSRSLPIPAASPSPQPLNPCGLPAPSPSPWPPRGLPLPVVSSSLRPPPPRGPPSPRPPPPRRLSSPWPPPPRSLPFPVAFPWPPPPRGLPLPQPPNPAASHHRSLPIPAASQSLRPPCALPLHAPPNSRGFPVASASPQPPRGLPLPAASPSSQPPNPVSPSPQPPRGLPLPAASPSSQPPNPVSPSPQPPRGLPHPAASPSPQPPHPPPILAASPSPQPPNPVSTSPQPPPPRNLPIPQPPRPHSLPIPQPPHPRSLPIPAASQSLRPPCALPLPVASPWPPPPRGLFLPAPSPSTRPSLPAASPSPSPLLPVASPSP